The Glycine soja cultivar W05 chromosome 6, ASM419377v2, whole genome shotgun sequence genome has a window encoding:
- the LOC114416811 gene encoding probable E3 ubiquitin-protein ligase ZFP1, translated as MDQMSQQRHGYFHSESIHFRGSNISPPNVCTLVTASGHGTNLDSHYLLDAYDNGMMYGMTQYNGVQHQHNLDMGVPAAANIYYSSMNPSSGPAASLNAEVRRGNYQYFNASASSTVAPPNARHTENGIPSLPHCTSWSRSGESMMVRDPNRITQGNYLSQHFQPAAPPPWLDQQLNSNNNDGHALPWHQSLPMPYVQAPSANGSSLENARMGPQRYHDTAGSRSGHRFPHPPLVNPHYHSFHHQTQPVQEMRGHSINFHPPPPVTAPSYRVPTNASRSSSIFIQDAIEMGARHVGAAPFAGSRIYRPHRGSMHETTLRHRNLPPVTFLQVDDVTLLVDHHNDMRLDIEDMSYEELLALGERIGKVNTGLSEEMITSQMKTKSYLLLATNAINLEEAASEEQETDSCIICQDEYKNQEKIGILQCGHEYHADCLKKWLLVKNVCPVCKSEALTPGEKCV; from the exons ATGGATCAAATGAGTCAGCAAAGGCATGGCTATTTTCATTCCGAAAGTATCCATTTCAGAGGCAGCAACATCTCTCCGCCTAATGTATGCACACTCGTGACAGCCTCAGGGCACGGAACTAATCTAGATTCCCATTATTTACTAGATGCTTATGACAATGGTATGATGTATGGAATGACACAATACAATGGAGTTCAACATCAACATAATCTTGATATGGGTGTTCCAGCTGCTGCCAACATATATTATTCTAGCATGAATCCTTCATCTGGTCCAGCTGCATCTCTAAATGCTGAAGTTAGGAGAGgaaattatcaatatttcaaTGCCTCGGCTAGTTCTACAGTTGCTCCCCCTAACGCAAGACACACTGAAAATGGCATCCCCTCACTACCACATTGTACTTCGTGGAGCAGATCAGGCGAGTCTATGATGGTGCGTGACCCTAACCGTATAACTCAAGGAAATTATTTAAGTCAACACTTTCAACCAGCAGCTCCTCCTCCCTGGCTGGACCAGCAGTTGAATAGCAATAATAATGATGGTCATGCTTTGCCTTGGCATCAGTCTCTTCCAATGCCATATGTACAAG CTCCCAGTGCTAATGGAAGTTCATTAGAGAATGCAAGAATGGGTCCTCAGAGATATCATGATACAGCTGGCAGCAGAAGTGGCCACAGATTTCCTCATCCTCCTCTTGTCAACCCACACTATCATAGCTTTCATCATCAAACACAGCCTGTGCAAGAAATGAGAGGTCACTCCATCAACTTTCACCCCCCTCCTCCAGTAACTGCACCTTCATATAGAGTTCCAACAAATGCATCACGAAGTTCTTCGATCTTCATACAAGATGCTATTGAGATGGGTGCTAGGCATGTTGGCGCTGCACCATTTGCTGGTTCACGTATATACCGACCCCATAGGGGCAGCATGCATGAGACTACTCTTAGACATCGAAATCTTCCTCCCGTGACCTTTCTCCAAGTTGAT GACGTTACTTTACTGGTTGACCATCATAATGATATGCGCTTGGACATTGAGGATATGTCTTATGAG GAGCTTCTTGCATTAGGGGAGCGGATTGGCAAAGTAAACACAGGTTTGTCAGAGGAAATGATTACAAGTCAAATGAAgacaaaatcttatttattaCTAGCTACTAATGCTATTAACTTGGAGGAGGCAGCTTCCGAGGAACAGGAAACTGATTCTTGCATAATATGCCAG GATGAATATAAAAACCAAGAAAAAATTGGTATTCTTCAATGCGGGCACGAATATCACGCAGACTGTTTAAAGAAATGGTTACTTGTGAAAAATGTGTGCCCCGTATGCAAATCAGAAGCATTGACTCCTGGAGAGAAGTGTGTATAA
- the LOC114416812 gene encoding uncharacterized protein LOC114416812, with translation MSQQVYFHSESIHFSGTNICLASGNGISLDCHYVLDVHDSHLDQHLQPYVQAFSANRSSSENARIGPQRYHDTNGSRSGHRFPWRYHDTNGSRSGHRFPYRYHDTNGSRIGHRFPQRYHDTNGSRSGHRFPRRYHDTNGSRSGHRFPQRYHDTNGSRSGHSFPRRYHDTNGSRSGHSFPQRYHNTTGSRSGHRFPPPPPQHHSFHHQVQPAQVIIGHSFNIHPPVTAPSYRLPTNPSHGSSILIHDAFEMGARHPGFAPFAGARIHQSHRGNLHEMITLIHQNLPPVVFFSDDDVALLVDHHTDMHLDTEDMSYEDLLELGEQIGNAKSGLPEKTITSQMKTKTYILPTNATNLEEAASEEQETDLCIICQDEYKNKENIGILRCGHEYHADCLRRWLLEKNVCPMCKSIALTPGGKQ, from the exons ATGAGTCAACAAGTCTATTTTCACTCCGAAAGTATCCATTTCAGTGGCACCAACATTTGTCTAGCTTCAGGAAATGGAATTAGTCTAGATTGCCATTATGTACTAGATGTTCATGACAGCCATTTGGATCAGCACTTACAACCATATGTACAAG CTTTCAGCGCTAATAGAAGTTCATCAGAGAATGCGAGAATTGGTCCACAGAGATATCATGACACAAATGGTAGCAGAAGTGGCCACAGATTTCCATGGAGATATCATGACACAAATGGCAGCAGAAGTGGCCATAGATTTCCATATAGATATCATGATACAAATGGCAGCAGAATTGGCCACAGATTTCCACAGAGATATCATGACACAAATGGCAGCAGAAGTGGCCACAGATTTCCACGGAGATATCATGACACAAATGGCAGCAGAAGTGGCCACAGATTTCCACAGAGATATCATGACACAAATGGCAGCAGAAGTGGCCACAGCTTTCCACGGAGATATCATGACACTAATGGCAGCAGAAGTGGCCACAGCTTTCCACAGAGATATCATAATACAACTGGCAGCAGAAGTGGCCACAGATTTCCCCCTCCTCCTCCACAACATCATAGCTTTCATCATCAAGTACAGCCTGCACAAGTGATCATAGGTCACTCCTTCAACATTCATCCTCCTGTAACTGCACCTTCGTATAGACTTCCAACAAATCCTTCACACGGTTCTTCAATCCTCATACATGATGCTTTTGAGATGGGTGCCAGGCATCCTGGCTTTGCACCATTTGCAGGTGCACGCATACACCAGTCTCATAGAGGCAACTTGCACGAGATGATAACTCTTATACATCAAAATCTTCCTCCTGTGGTCTTTTTCTCAGATGAT GATGTTGCTTTACTGGTTGACCATCATACTGATATGCACTTGGACACTGAAGATATGTCTTATGAG GACCTTCTTGAATTAGGTGAGCAGATTGGCAATGCAAAATCGGGTTTACCAGAGAAAACAATTACAAGTCAAATGAAGACCAAAACTTATATACTACCTACTAATGCTACTAACTTGGAGGAGGCAGCTTCTGAGGAACAGGAAACTGATCTTTGCATAATATGCCAG GATGAATATAAGAACAAAGAGAATATTGGAATTCTTAGATGCGGGCATGAATATCACGCAGATTGTTTAAGGAGATGGTTACTTGAGAAAAATGTCTGCCCCATGTGCAAATCAATAGCATTGACTCCTGGAGGAAAACAATGA